Proteins from a single region of Geothrix sp. PMB-07:
- a CDS encoding lantibiotic dehydratase yields MAHPFHSDPRFAFRTPTLPFDVLSSWSKDLRAPGATWGELEAALQADREGLRQHLRESVLRPEVRDALFLASPDLDELIDPWLQGALADDKRSRLEQSLIRYLSRMASRPTPFGLFAACSTGSWGEDTHLRVEGLAQCARRTRLDMDYLCALVEALEKDPAVRRTLTYRPNSSLYKAAGRLRYAEARLGAERGRNYHLVALECPDYLAAVLKLAADGTSMAALAHSLMLEEEVDEQDAGAFIHELIDSQVLVSNLYPAVTGQEPIHGVIAQLASQEETRRLGEKLASIRDALLSIDEAGLGHSPKAYRALAKDLESLPVKINLKHLFQVDLNRPAPEARLSSRVRKDLDDGIALLHRLGSRTSDPMKAFRSAFHERYEARWVPLLEALDEETGIGFESSGSVAMEATPLLEGLPFPATGEPDYPRFTPRDAFLSKRLLALGKALEWELTDEDLKALENPAPPALPDAFAAMATLVAASAEAVDAGDYQFILGNYSGPSGARLLGRFCHGDPQLEAQVKAHLEAEAKFRPEAIYAEVVHLPEGRMGNVLCRPLLRDHEIPFLGAGGAQPSCQIPMQDLLVSVVGSRVALRSRQLGCEVIPRLTSAHSYSRGLSVYRFLGRLQDQDGSFAGWDWGCLSDLPYLPRVRRGRHILAKARWNIEGKEIKAILDTTGSEAYLRFQSFRTSRNLPRFVVLADGDNELLADLDHAPWVETLLRLVAKRPGFQLQEFYPSPQELLAESPEGRHTHELVISYTRSPEPQPLRSRNPEAAWAKLVPDADAPVRHFAPGSEWLYLKLYAGSSTADQILIQGLVPLLEETRGLWDRWFFLRYGDPGNHLRLRFHGNPKGLMEELLPRAHAMLAPLMADGWCWKLQSDTYEPELERYGGVEGLQLAEDFFWHDSELVLGLVQTYPGDAGGAHRWRLGLKAMDGLLSGLGFDLPARLDIVRKARIAFAQEFQSKRGLDVKLGERFRQWRKEMDAWLFAEAEPLDDLRPGLALLNRFNQSTSECFQRLRQKETEGRLTQPLEALVRSYIHMHLNRLFRSSQRAQEFVLYDFLERLYESRLARSANNRPDVLSA; encoded by the coding sequence ATGGCGCATCCCTTTCACTCCGATCCCCGCTTCGCGTTTCGCACACCCACCCTTCCCTTCGATGTCCTGTCCAGCTGGTCCAAGGATCTCCGCGCTCCCGGGGCGACCTGGGGCGAATTGGAAGCGGCCCTCCAGGCCGACCGCGAGGGCCTGCGTCAGCACCTGAGAGAGAGCGTCCTTCGGCCGGAAGTTCGGGATGCCCTGTTCCTGGCCTCTCCCGACCTGGACGAACTGATCGACCCCTGGCTGCAAGGCGCACTCGCCGATGACAAGCGCAGCCGCCTGGAACAGAGCCTGATCCGCTATCTGAGCCGTATGGCCTCCCGCCCGACGCCCTTTGGCCTATTCGCGGCCTGTTCCACAGGCAGCTGGGGTGAGGATACCCATCTCAGGGTGGAAGGTCTGGCTCAGTGCGCGCGCCGGACTCGACTGGATATGGACTACCTGTGCGCGCTCGTGGAGGCCCTCGAGAAAGACCCAGCAGTTCGAAGAACCCTCACCTATCGCCCCAACAGCAGCCTCTACAAGGCAGCCGGGCGACTCCGCTACGCCGAAGCCCGCCTCGGTGCGGAACGGGGCCGGAATTACCATCTGGTGGCCCTGGAGTGCCCCGACTACCTGGCAGCGGTGCTGAAACTCGCCGCTGACGGTACCTCCATGGCTGCTCTCGCGCATTCCCTGATGCTCGAAGAAGAGGTGGATGAGCAGGATGCCGGCGCGTTCATCCATGAACTCATCGACAGCCAGGTGCTGGTCTCGAATCTGTACCCGGCTGTCACCGGCCAAGAACCGATCCACGGTGTGATCGCCCAGTTGGCCTCGCAGGAGGAAACCCGCCGGCTCGGAGAGAAGCTGGCCTCCATCCGGGATGCCCTTCTGAGCATCGATGAGGCCGGGCTTGGCCATTCCCCAAAGGCCTACCGCGCCTTGGCGAAGGATCTTGAATCCTTGCCGGTCAAGATCAATCTCAAACACCTCTTCCAGGTAGATCTCAACCGACCTGCACCAGAAGCCCGACTGAGCTCGCGCGTCCGAAAGGATCTGGACGATGGCATCGCCCTCCTGCACCGTCTCGGCTCCCGGACCTCCGACCCCATGAAGGCCTTCAGAAGCGCTTTCCACGAACGCTACGAGGCCCGCTGGGTGCCGCTTCTGGAGGCCTTGGACGAGGAGACCGGCATTGGATTTGAGTCCAGTGGCTCTGTGGCAATGGAGGCAACCCCCCTGCTGGAGGGCCTGCCCTTCCCCGCCACGGGTGAGCCCGACTACCCGCGCTTCACGCCGCGAGATGCCTTCCTTTCGAAACGCCTATTGGCACTCGGCAAGGCTCTTGAGTGGGAGCTCACCGATGAGGATCTCAAGGCACTGGAAAATCCCGCCCCACCAGCCCTGCCTGATGCCTTTGCCGCCATGGCCACCCTGGTGGCGGCCTCGGCCGAGGCTGTGGACGCTGGCGATTACCAGTTCATCCTGGGGAATTATTCCGGCCCCTCCGGGGCCCGGCTCCTCGGGCGCTTCTGCCATGGTGACCCTCAGCTCGAAGCCCAGGTGAAAGCGCATCTGGAGGCTGAGGCAAAATTCCGACCGGAAGCCATCTACGCGGAGGTAGTCCACCTGCCCGAAGGGCGCATGGGCAATGTCCTGTGCCGCCCTCTGCTGCGGGACCATGAGATTCCCTTTCTGGGCGCAGGTGGTGCTCAGCCCTCCTGCCAGATCCCCATGCAGGATCTTCTGGTCTCCGTGGTGGGCTCTCGCGTGGCCCTCCGGTCCAGACAGCTTGGCTGCGAGGTCATCCCCCGGCTGACGTCGGCTCACAGCTACTCCCGAGGCCTGAGCGTCTATCGCTTCCTGGGTCGCCTGCAGGATCAGGACGGCTCGTTCGCGGGATGGGACTGGGGCTGCCTTTCGGACCTGCCTTACCTGCCGCGAGTGCGCAGGGGACGCCACATCCTGGCCAAGGCGCGGTGGAATATCGAAGGCAAGGAGATCAAGGCCATCCTCGATACCACAGGATCCGAGGCGTACCTGCGATTCCAATCCTTCCGGACAAGTCGGAACCTGCCCCGCTTCGTGGTGTTGGCCGATGGCGACAACGAACTTCTCGCAGACCTGGACCACGCGCCATGGGTGGAAACGCTGCTGCGATTGGTGGCCAAACGTCCAGGGTTCCAACTGCAGGAGTTCTATCCCTCCCCGCAGGAACTCTTGGCCGAGAGTCCAGAAGGACGCCATACCCACGAGTTGGTCATCTCCTACACCAGGTCGCCCGAACCACAGCCGCTCCGGAGCCGCAACCCAGAAGCGGCCTGGGCCAAGCTCGTGCCAGACGCCGACGCCCCTGTTCGGCACTTCGCGCCGGGATCCGAGTGGCTCTACCTCAAGCTATATGCCGGTTCCAGCACCGCCGACCAGATCCTGATCCAAGGTCTGGTGCCTCTTCTCGAGGAGACCCGGGGCCTATGGGACCGCTGGTTCTTTCTGCGCTACGGCGACCCCGGGAACCACTTGAGGTTGCGATTCCATGGAAACCCCAAGGGCCTGATGGAGGAGTTGCTTCCTCGGGCCCACGCGATGCTGGCACCCCTGATGGCCGATGGATGGTGCTGGAAACTGCAATCGGATACGTATGAGCCTGAACTGGAACGGTACGGCGGCGTGGAGGGACTCCAACTGGCCGAGGATTTCTTCTGGCACGACAGCGAGCTGGTGCTGGGCCTCGTGCAGACCTACCCGGGAGACGCTGGCGGAGCCCACCGCTGGCGCCTTGGCTTGAAAGCCATGGATGGCCTCCTGTCTGGTTTGGGGTTCGACCTCCCTGCCAGGCTTGACATCGTCCGGAAGGCGCGGATCGCCTTTGCTCAGGAGTTCCAGTCAAAGCGTGGACTGGATGTGAAATTGGGGGAACGGTTCAGGCAGTGGCGGAAGGAGATGGATGCCTGGTTGTTCGCGGAAGCGGAACCTTTGGACGACCTCAGGCCTGGTCTGGCGCTCCTGAACCGTTTCAACCAGAGCACCTCTGAATGCTTTCAACGCCTCCGGCAGAAGGAAACCGAAGGCCGCCTGACTCAGCCTCTGGAGGCCCTCGTCCGGAGTTACATCCACATGCATCTCAACCGCCTCTTCCGCTCTTCCCAGAGGGCCCAGGAATTCGTCCTCTACGACTTTCTTGAGCGACTGTACGAATCCCGTTTAGCTCGGTCAGCCAATAACCGTCCCGACGTCCTATCGGCCTGA
- the dinB gene encoding DNA polymerase IV, which translates to MESTSASPRRIAHLDMDAFFASVELLEHPELKGLPVVVGGRRASAVEAGAAFPKLKHYVGRGVATTATYEARAFGVRSGMGLMKAAALAPEAILLPAHFEAYSRVSRAFKAAVAELAPCIEDRGIDEIYIDLTEVPGESRELALRLKAAVREATGLTCSIGITPNKLLSKLASELQKPDGITLLGLDDIPSRIWPLRCSALNGIGPKATAKLEGLGIRTIGELAAADRTWLVEHFGRSYGAWLHEAAHGRDERPLTTFREPKSISRETTFERDLHPKQDRDALTRILLDLCERLAQDLGRKGYVAGCIGIKLRYEDFSTITRDHTLALPIANAEALRDAARTCLRRVPLDRKIRLLGLRAGALVKPCDAPFTTPEPQVVREPGLFDR; encoded by the coding sequence ATGGAGTCCACCTCCGCCTCACCTCGCCGCATTGCCCATCTGGACATGGATGCCTTCTTCGCCTCGGTGGAACTGCTGGAGCATCCAGAACTGAAGGGGCTCCCGGTGGTAGTGGGAGGGCGGCGTGCGAGCGCGGTGGAAGCGGGCGCAGCCTTCCCCAAGCTCAAGCACTATGTGGGCCGCGGTGTGGCCACCACGGCCACCTACGAGGCCCGGGCCTTCGGGGTGCGCTCCGGCATGGGCCTGATGAAGGCGGCGGCTTTGGCCCCAGAGGCCATCCTCCTGCCCGCGCACTTCGAGGCCTACAGCCGGGTGTCGCGGGCGTTCAAGGCCGCCGTGGCGGAACTCGCACCCTGCATCGAGGATCGGGGCATCGACGAGATCTACATCGATCTGACGGAGGTGCCCGGTGAATCCCGGGAACTGGCCCTTCGGCTGAAGGCTGCGGTGCGGGAGGCCACGGGCCTGACTTGCTCCATCGGCATCACCCCCAACAAGCTGTTATCCAAACTCGCATCCGAGCTCCAGAAACCCGATGGCATCACCCTTCTGGGCCTGGATGACATCCCCAGCCGAATCTGGCCCCTGCGCTGTTCAGCCCTGAACGGCATCGGCCCCAAGGCCACCGCGAAGCTGGAGGGCTTGGGCATCCGCACCATCGGCGAGCTGGCTGCGGCGGATCGCACCTGGCTGGTGGAGCATTTCGGCCGAAGCTACGGCGCCTGGCTGCACGAAGCTGCCCACGGCCGCGACGAGCGACCGTTGACCACTTTCCGCGAACCGAAATCCATCAGCCGTGAAACCACCTTCGAGCGGGATCTTCACCCGAAGCAGGATCGGGATGCCCTCACCCGCATCCTCCTGGATCTCTGTGAACGCCTTGCCCAGGACCTCGGCCGGAAGGGTTATGTGGCCGGGTGCATCGGCATCAAACTCCGCTACGAAGATTTCTCCACCATCACCCGCGATCACACCCTGGCCCTGCCCATTGCGAATGCGGAAGCCCTTCGGGATGCCGCGCGAACCTGCCTGAGGCGCGTGCCCCTGGATCGAAAAATCCGCCTGCTGGGCCTCCGTGCCGGGGCTCTGGTGAAGCCATGCGATGCCCCCTTCACAACCCCCGAACCTCAGGTGGTGCGGGAGCCGGGACTGTTCGACCGCTGA
- a CDS encoding HlyD family secretion protein yields MDPNQGPKESLFRKEALEHLFQEEDVREPLRVSPPWTWSLLWVMAALVASSIAVSIFGKVEMISTSHGILQPAAGVRQLQAQVAGVVSKLYGHSGDRLRQGQPVARIEAAQLQSTLIETDRQLQLLRSEGQGFTAREEKLTQDQIQAIQSKIAKQKAQIASFRSSVEHLRGKAQKSERLLKEGYTSQSDVAEAKDALNAGLRQQEAAEQQLVQIMQELSALESARQRQLWQHSQEMSGIQSKRDALDATLRQTEILAPVDGFLEALVARPGDVVQAGQTLAKLIPEDSTLQAVAFLAEKDRPYVRPGSLVNLELEAYPFAQHGTLKGRVSRIGNDLVSPYEIREVLGEEAKLEVPSFRVEIEILPDRPKRLSHVTLRPNMLLQVRFTLKRQSIITLALDPLRRWLE; encoded by the coding sequence TTGGACCCGAACCAAGGCCCGAAGGAATCCCTCTTCCGTAAAGAAGCCCTGGAACACCTGTTTCAGGAAGAGGACGTCCGGGAGCCACTCCGGGTGTCTCCCCCGTGGACCTGGTCCCTGCTCTGGGTCATGGCGGCCCTCGTGGCCTCCTCCATCGCCGTCAGCATCTTCGGGAAAGTGGAGATGATCTCAACGAGCCACGGCATCCTCCAGCCCGCCGCCGGCGTCAGGCAGCTGCAGGCCCAAGTCGCAGGGGTGGTAAGCAAGCTCTATGGCCACAGCGGCGACCGGTTGCGCCAGGGTCAGCCCGTCGCCCGCATCGAGGCCGCACAACTGCAGAGCACCCTCATCGAAACGGATCGCCAGCTGCAGTTGCTGCGGTCAGAAGGCCAGGGATTCACAGCCCGCGAAGAGAAGCTGACCCAGGATCAGATCCAGGCCATCCAGAGCAAGATTGCCAAGCAGAAGGCCCAGATCGCCAGCTTCCGGAGTTCGGTCGAGCACCTGCGCGGAAAAGCCCAGAAGTCCGAGAGGCTCCTCAAAGAGGGTTACACCTCCCAGAGCGACGTCGCGGAAGCCAAGGATGCCCTCAATGCCGGGCTGCGCCAGCAGGAAGCCGCCGAACAGCAGCTGGTGCAGATCATGCAAGAACTGAGCGCCCTGGAAAGCGCGAGACAGCGCCAGCTTTGGCAGCATTCCCAGGAGATGAGTGGGATTCAATCCAAGCGGGATGCCCTGGATGCCACCCTTCGCCAAACAGAGATCCTCGCCCCGGTGGACGGTTTCCTGGAGGCGCTGGTGGCCCGACCCGGAGATGTGGTGCAAGCCGGCCAGACCCTGGCCAAGCTCATCCCCGAGGATTCAACGCTGCAGGCGGTGGCCTTTCTCGCCGAAAAGGATCGGCCTTACGTGCGGCCCGGAAGCCTGGTGAACCTGGAGCTGGAAGCCTATCCCTTCGCCCAGCACGGCACCCTGAAAGGGCGAGTCTCCCGCATCGGCAACGACCTGGTTTCCCCCTACGAGATCCGGGAGGTTCTCGGGGAGGAAGCCAAACTCGAGGTGCCTTCCTTCCGCGTGGAGATCGAGATCCTCCCGGATCGCCCCAAACGCCTCTCGCATGTGACCCTGCGGCCGAACATGCTGCTTCAGGTCCGGTTCACTTTGAAACGCCAATCGATCATCACGCTGGCGCTGGATCCGCTCCGCCGCTGGCTGGAGTAG
- a CDS encoding lanthionine synthetase C family protein: MTVISPQPTKRLTIATSSAQHARILGLVESVAEALWEARDQMGPSLASGLSGAALLLGHLSRRVGFEDMRQRAHDLLALAIDKVEESPTPTLYGGYLGIGWCLEHLNRHVFMETEDDPNADMDDILLEHLASGRWTEEYDLISGLVGWGVYGLERLPRPSGRKILEKVLDRLEAKATPRGPGLAWITPPERLPSWQCEQAPQGYLNLGLAHGIPGVLHLLAAMAAAGIAPKRSGRLLTAGMAWLKTQLQDPDGGAYLAGWCPVEMDRAPQASNRIAWCYGDLGASIALLNTAQLVGNVRWEALALNLARLAASRPIERSGVMDVSLCHGSAGNLHIFNRLHQATGDLAFLAAGQVYLKHVLDSHQPGTGFAGFHHYRPADPATSPSLAQDRHPDPGLLEGAAGVALALLSLLEGADLSWDRFLLISTPSLVPTR; encoded by the coding sequence GTGACAGTCATCTCCCCACAGCCCACGAAACGCCTGACCATCGCCACGTCCTCGGCCCAACACGCGCGCATCCTCGGCCTGGTGGAGTCGGTCGCCGAAGCCCTGTGGGAGGCCCGGGATCAGATGGGGCCGAGCCTGGCTTCAGGCCTTTCAGGCGCAGCCCTCCTCCTGGGGCACCTATCGCGGCGCGTCGGCTTCGAGGACATGCGGCAACGGGCCCATGATCTCCTGGCCCTGGCCATTGACAAGGTGGAGGAATCCCCGACGCCAACGCTCTATGGGGGCTACCTGGGCATTGGCTGGTGTTTGGAGCACCTGAATCGGCACGTATTCATGGAGACCGAGGACGATCCCAACGCCGACATGGATGACATCCTCCTGGAACACCTTGCGTCGGGCCGATGGACCGAGGAATACGATCTCATCTCCGGCCTGGTGGGCTGGGGGGTGTACGGCCTGGAGCGGCTGCCTAGACCATCGGGGCGGAAGATTCTGGAGAAGGTGTTGGACCGGCTCGAAGCCAAGGCCACGCCCCGGGGGCCCGGCCTTGCCTGGATCACTCCGCCGGAGCGCCTGCCGTCATGGCAATGCGAGCAGGCCCCTCAGGGTTACCTGAATCTGGGATTGGCCCACGGCATTCCTGGTGTGCTCCATCTGCTGGCGGCCATGGCCGCTGCCGGGATCGCCCCGAAGAGGTCTGGACGGCTTCTCACGGCAGGGATGGCCTGGCTGAAAACCCAGCTGCAGGATCCCGACGGTGGCGCCTACCTCGCAGGCTGGTGCCCAGTCGAAATGGACCGGGCTCCGCAGGCCTCCAACCGCATTGCCTGGTGCTACGGAGACCTGGGCGCTTCCATCGCCCTACTGAACACCGCCCAACTGGTCGGAAACGTCCGTTGGGAAGCCTTGGCGCTGAATCTGGCGCGACTCGCTGCCTCCCGCCCCATCGAGCGCTCTGGCGTGATGGATGTGTCGCTCTGTCACGGGAGCGCGGGGAACCTTCACATCTTCAACCGCCTGCACCAGGCCACGGGCGATCTGGCTTTCCTGGCTGCGGGCCAGGTCTACCTCAAACATGTGCTGGATTCCCACCAGCCCGGAACAGGCTTCGCGGGGTTCCACCATTACCGCCCCGCGGATCCCGCCACCTCGCCCTCACTCGCTCAGGATCGCCACCCCGACCCCGGCCTGCTGGAAGGCGCGGCGGGCGTGGCCCTGGCCCTGCTGTCCCTCCTGGAAGGCGCCGACTTGTCCTGGGACCGCTTTCTGCTGATCAGCACGCCCTCCCTTGTCCCCACCCGCTGA
- a CDS encoding peptidase domain-containing ABC transporter, producing MAYDRVPYIPQMEMVECGAACLAMILAHWGHHAPLPEVREACKVSRDGANAASLLEAARAYGLEAEAVKVELEHLGDLPLPAILHWEFRHFVVLEKLTSKGVRIVDPAEGRRFISQSDLGLRFTGVALAFAPDDGFALRPRRFPSLRRYLGLIRDMRPSLAQMLAASLMLQVVGMVFPLGNQLLVDFVIMPKYLPWLWGLALGLGGAVVAKALISVLRSFVLQGVQNAMDARLMEGFVEHLVRLPLGFFLQRRPGDLVNRVESNTQIRDLLSSRTVSSLLDAFLLLGYAALMLAYHWRLGAIVLLLASLRVALLVLLRRQNEQLMANELTVIGQEQSILVEALVGIETMKATSSQEQVLSRWTPRMVRRLNVAMERQKIRIAAHQFMTLLQGMATVAVFWVGGREVLDERMTLGVFTAFLSLQALFLGPLESLLGALTDLQFLGSHLARLDDVLEHAQETSGTQDPGQLCGAITLEGVSFRYAEGSPWILKDINLAIRPGEKIALVGRSGAGKSTLARLLMGMLLPTAGRITFDGWDLRQLDLSKLRSQLGVVLQDSFLFDDMVRANLSLRDPNMPMERIRWAAGLAQVHEVIKRLPAGYKTRLGENGRTLSGGERQRLCLARAIASQPAILLLDEATSSLDLETEALVHANLAKLGCTRIVIAHRLETLKDADRILAMQDGAIVQQGTFEALCAQPGVLRDVVLAREENRV from the coding sequence GTGGCCTACGACCGTGTGCCCTACATCCCGCAGATGGAGATGGTCGAATGCGGAGCTGCCTGCCTGGCCATGATCCTGGCCCATTGGGGCCACCACGCCCCCCTCCCGGAAGTGCGCGAGGCTTGCAAGGTCTCCCGGGATGGTGCCAACGCCGCAAGCCTGCTGGAGGCTGCGCGGGCCTACGGGCTGGAGGCGGAGGCCGTCAAAGTGGAGCTGGAGCACCTGGGCGACCTCCCCCTTCCCGCCATCCTCCATTGGGAGTTCCGCCACTTCGTCGTGCTGGAGAAACTCACCTCCAAGGGCGTGAGGATTGTCGATCCGGCCGAAGGAAGGCGGTTCATCAGTCAATCCGATCTGGGCCTGCGCTTCACGGGCGTGGCCCTCGCGTTCGCCCCGGACGATGGCTTTGCCCTGCGCCCAAGGCGCTTTCCCAGCCTGAGGCGGTACCTGGGCTTGATCCGTGACATGCGCCCTTCCCTCGCGCAGATGCTGGCGGCCTCGCTGATGCTCCAGGTGGTGGGCATGGTCTTCCCCCTGGGCAACCAGCTGTTGGTGGATTTCGTGATCATGCCGAAGTACCTGCCCTGGCTTTGGGGACTGGCCCTGGGGTTGGGGGGCGCGGTGGTGGCCAAGGCCCTGATCTCGGTGCTGCGCAGCTTTGTGCTGCAGGGCGTGCAGAACGCCATGGATGCCCGCCTCATGGAAGGCTTCGTGGAGCATCTGGTGCGGCTCCCCCTGGGCTTCTTCCTTCAGCGCCGGCCAGGCGATCTGGTGAACCGGGTCGAAAGCAACACCCAGATCCGCGACCTGCTGTCGTCGCGGACCGTGTCCTCCCTCCTGGACGCCTTCCTGCTGCTGGGGTACGCCGCCCTGATGCTCGCCTACCACTGGCGCCTGGGGGCCATCGTGCTTCTGCTGGCGAGCCTCCGGGTCGCCCTGCTTGTTCTCCTGCGCCGGCAGAATGAGCAGCTGATGGCCAACGAACTGACCGTCATCGGTCAGGAGCAATCCATCCTGGTGGAGGCCCTGGTCGGCATCGAGACGATGAAGGCCACATCCTCCCAGGAGCAGGTCCTCTCGCGGTGGACACCGCGCATGGTGCGCCGCCTGAACGTGGCCATGGAACGCCAGAAGATCCGCATCGCGGCGCACCAGTTCATGACCTTGCTCCAGGGAATGGCCACCGTGGCGGTGTTCTGGGTGGGCGGCAGGGAGGTTCTGGACGAGCGCATGACCCTAGGGGTATTCACGGCCTTCCTTTCCCTGCAGGCCCTCTTCCTGGGGCCCCTGGAATCCCTGCTGGGGGCTTTGACCGACCTCCAGTTCCTCGGCAGCCATCTGGCACGGTTGGACGATGTGCTGGAGCACGCCCAGGAAACGTCTGGAACCCAGGACCCAGGCCAACTCTGTGGCGCCATCACCCTGGAGGGTGTTTCTTTCCGTTATGCCGAGGGATCACCCTGGATTCTCAAGGACATCAACCTCGCCATCCGCCCCGGAGAAAAGATCGCCCTGGTGGGCCGCAGCGGGGCTGGGAAAAGCACCCTGGCCCGGCTGCTCATGGGCATGCTGCTGCCCACGGCAGGACGCATCACCTTCGACGGATGGGACCTCAGGCAGCTGGACCTCTCGAAACTGCGAAGCCAGTTGGGGGTGGTACTGCAGGATTCCTTTCTGTTCGACGATATGGTCCGGGCGAACCTGAGCCTCCGCGATCCCAACATGCCCATGGAGCGCATCCGCTGGGCTGCGGGCCTGGCCCAGGTTCACGAGGTCATCAAGCGCTTGCCTGCGGGGTACAAGACCCGGCTTGGCGAGAACGGCCGCACCTTGAGCGGCGGAGAGCGCCAGCGCCTCTGCCTGGCCCGCGCCATCGCCAGCCAGCCGGCCATCCTGCTCCTGGATGAAGCCACCAGTTCCCTGGACCTCGAGACCGAAGCCCTGGTGCATGCCAACCTGGCCAAGCTGGGCTGCACCCGCATCGTCATCGCCCACCGCCTGGAAACCCTGAAGGATGCGGACCGCATCCTGGCCATGCAGGATGGCGCCATCGTCCAGCAAGGCACCTTCGAGGCGCTGTGCGCGCAGCCCGGGGTGCTCCGGGACGTGGTCCTGGCCCGGGAGGAAAACCGTGTCTGA